ATTACAAGCCCTCTCGCAAAGTGCGCGCACATGAGGAGTATGGCCGGTAGTGTCATACAATCGTTAGGCTGATCTTAATGTCAGCGACCGGTCGCCAAATCGAAGGAAAGGTCTCGCGAGGTCTGCATGTACGTTCGATATTGGTTCGTGTTCTCGAAGCGCAACACGCGCACACCCGGAAAAATGGTTGATCAGGACGCCCGGCGGTGTTTATTTTCACACCAGATATGACAGATAGATCGTTGGACAAATTTACATCTCTTCCAGATAAGTAATTTGTCTGTCAGGTTAAATGTGATCTTTCACTGTGGCCTGGGTGTAGTTTAGATAGATTTACATAACCACCTACCTCTTCTTCGTTGCTGGCCGTATTAACGGAGTCCATACTTTGCGACAACGCTAACGGTGCCATCGGTGTCATCTGTCCCATCGTGCTGTCCATCTTGAGGTTGCCGGTGGCCGACTGGCCGGTCTGTCCGAGTCcggtgtggttgttgttggctGCGTTTACGGCGTTCACGTTCAGCGCTCCGTTCATGGACGGACTGCTGACCACGGCGTTCGACTGTGCTACGACCGGCGAGCTGAACATCGGCGGCTGCCCTACCCCTACCGCTGGTGATCCGGTGCTGCTGGTAGGATTCGTACCAAGCGGCGATTGTCCCGCTAGTGCACTAGCAACCGACACTTGGTTCGGTTGTGGTGAGATCGACTGCTgtacctgttgctgctgctgctgctgctgctgctgctgagcttCGGTTTGCTGATGATGTAGTTGCTGaagatgctgttgttgctgttgctgctgctgctgttgatgatggtgctgatggATTTGATGCTGCAGCAGGGCGGCTGCGGCGGCGGCAGCGGCAGCGGCCGATGGATGCGCCGGGACGAGGCAGTTGCCGAGGGCCGGAAGGGCAGCCGCCGCGACGCCGGGCAGCGCGGTCGTGCGGAGTCGCTTCGGCGATAGGACCTGCGGGCCGCTCGCTACCGTAATCTGCGGCGCTGGCCTGCGTTTCACCACGGTCGACGAAATGGTGACGGAATTTACTGACGCGCCACTGAATCGAACACCATGTGTCGATCCtgcaagagagcgagagatagagaaagagagacattTAAAGAAAAGCATTAGGAAATTAACACATCGAAAAGTTTTCATTTAAAGCACCACTCAGTATGATGTACAACTAGAGTCAATATTTACAGCTGTCATCCATTACGCTGATGCTACACATCGTAAAGTAGGTTAACACATGTGGTCAAGCTGATATGGATTGCAGTTCGGACTGTCATGATTAAGATCTGTATAATTAATTCGGTCCAGCGCAATGAAGGCTTGGATTAACTCTGGACCTTACATCCCACCCATCCCATTCGAGTGTAATCGACCAGCTACAAGTCAGCACGTATGTGAGAGCTGCGAATGCAGAGATTATGGCGATGCGGTGCACATAAACCATTCATCCCGTGAGGACGGAGTGAGAAAATATGACCCTATGATTTCCCATAACTCTACAAATAATTAATGGCGGTGCGGCACGAAGATTGACCACGACGGATGTCGCACCATAAACACAAATGCCCGTTATCCGGCTGGAAGGTACACCTGTGATGAAAAGGATTTTTGAGTGGCAGTAGTAAAATAATCAAGTGCCAAAATTTGCTAACGAAATCTTCCAAAAAACTTTACACGACCTTCTCAATAGATTATGGTTTTACTTAAAATAACACCTTGTTCACGTGATTCTGCTGCATGCTTAAAACAGCAcgggaggggaaaaaagtcCTCGAACAACGATCAAATAAAACGAGCCGACGGATGGGAAAGCAAAACCTCCAATCTGGCCCATTTTCCCTAAGTACTTTAGAGGCATCATAAACATTCCTGGTGCGCGCGCGAACGACACTCCCGAGGAACCTGTTGCCTAAAATCTTCCTCATAACTCATGCGCTAACGATTGCCCTGGATGGGTTGGTCCGCGCGTCCCTTCCAGTGGTACCAATTCATCTTCCCCGGGCAGAACCCACCGTTACGAATCAGGGCGAACTTGACTCGGCCGGCGTTCTCACCCACCAATGGGGAGATTTCAAACCCGTGGAACTCACCATCGGgcggagggagggggggggggggggagggggtttaTTATTAGCGTACCGACTGCTGCACGTTACCGCACGTTAAACGACCGCCGTGCAATGGACGTAGTGTACCGATTCGGCACAGGTGTTGTCAGTTGTGACGTGTCAAAAACCGATTCCCTGTACGCCGCGGTAGCCATAATAACCCGCCCCATCCAGCATCCCACGGAGGTGGCTTTTCGATATTCTGCCTGTGCACCGGCATCGACTGCACCAAACCACCAGCGGTGGGCAGGTAATTTGCGGCAGACGAAGGGTTCGGTTTAGTGTGAACTGGCCGCGGTTTAGAAATAACGTAACGAAATACGATGCGCCTTCGCGGCTGCCAGCGCTCCGTAGTGCAGCGCAATCGATCATCATCGTTGCAGTTGTGGCGCGCTGcaacgatgtgtgtgtgtgtgtgtgtgtgtgtgtgtgtgtgtgtgtttgtgtgtgtgtagtgttgAGCCGTTGGCGTTGCGGAACAGTGCAGCTTCGTTTGCTGGATGATATCGGTGTTCATTACAAACGCCCAACACTCCCGGACGCCACTTGCATATTTAGTttcttgatttgtttttttttttcgtttgctttcataaaaaagcatttgaaaagtttttgcaaaaatctttgatTGAAATTCATCAGAAATTATTAGTCTGTTGCGTCTTTTCAACGGAATcaatttgataaaatatgcataaaaatatttcctttaaCTATTGTTTGCAAACATCACCCAAGAAACTTATTAATTCAAAAGATTTATTTGCTCAGTGTTATGTGGGAGTGAAACAAATGCTGGTTGGTAGGCAAGCCGAGTTCTAGAAAATCGTCCTACGGTAATATACAGTCGGGTGAACAGGTCCAATTCCACCCAAACGTTATAATTATTCTTCATCATaacttcaacaacaacaaaaaaacacatcgaaTCAAGGTTATGTGTGGGACCGAACAATTTCTTTGATATTTTCAACAAAGACTTGCCAATTCCAAAGACGAAAACATGTGTGTTCACTTGCTGCATTGCACTATTGCCTTCACTATTGcggaaaacgaaatcaaacacTCGCAACGCCTTaactgtttaaaaatttaaattcaactaATGTTGTTTGATCCTCGACTCACACATTGGAACGGTGCCAACGCTGGCTGATACTCTATAATTTATTGAACGGTTACACGATACGAATAGcctgtttgaaatatttacgCTGTCTACGAATCTTTTggtcatcttttttttaaccaaaCTTGCAATAATCTTTTTGCCTGTCACAGTGTATACCTCGATCTTTCGAATCGGAAATGCTAAGGAACAGTTTACACGTAAACGCTTTACGAGTACTACGATGGACGAAATGTTGGTTGCGCACAAGACTATTTTTCCTGGCTAAATGATAGATGAACATGCCGGACCGATTCAAAGTCGGTCCGGATTGATCATAAAACTATTACCATTAATCATGTTTGCAGTTTTGAGCAAGATATTAAAACTGTGAGGCAGCGGAACTGCAACGGCTTTCATCGTTTTCTCATCGATTCGAGATGCGGCGTACTGTGGAATTATAATTTTGATTAATGTGCGCTTGGCAAAACATGCACCGTGGCCATGTTGTAGTGTGCTAGAAGGATTTCCGCACCGAATAACACAATTATTTGAGCTAACCAAACTAAAAGCAGGACCTATTTTGATAGTCCAATATCAAAATTATACGGACCTTAAAAGCAAATGAATCTGTTCACTCAAGCAAAGCAAGAAAACTAATTATCTGGCAAGCTGttggcaccaaaaaaaaaaaaaaaaaaaaaaaacaccacagcAAGTTGATCCTTTATCCTACCGAAATCTGCCTTCATCCTCGACAGGgatattaaaatatattctGCTCAACTTCACGACCGTCATCGACGGACCACACGTTTCGACCCTATTGGTACATACGCACTCAAACATAcagaaacagacacacacacacacagcaatacGGTCCCACTTCCGGGCTTTTTAAGGCTGCAGAAAATGACACAACACAGGAAACCTCTCAAACAGAGCTGGAGCCACACTGAAaggtctcgtttttttttttgaactttttttttgcacttcaaGTATGGTTGTGTGCAAATGAGAAAGGAACGGAACAAAGACGAGTGCAAGTGTATAACTACTGTACTGGGTAGTTGTTGGGGGTGAAACTTCACTGGCttacactttttgttttttgtttgtgtttttattttgttttgcatcatTGCAACATAATGTTTGCGCTTGAAAGACGAGAACCAGAcgagaataatttattattttttcgtgGAGGCAAACCGTGCTCTGCGTAGACGAGAAATGGTTGTGAAATAAGTTTCTAGTGCACCGTAACACGAGCATTTTAGACAATTTTATCATGCAAAAGAGGTATTTTATAAAGTTTGATTTCTGTTTCACagttgaattattttcttctaaatCATTCTCTCGTTTAACTCCGTTTACGAAACCAAACCATGTTTGTacgtaaaattaaacaataaaactagTTTGATAAGTTTTGATTACTTCTGCAGAATGGTTGACATCTTTACTTTCCATTTCGTGTGAATACACCGCAATTGCATTGCACAATTGCTCCAAGAAACTACAATCAAGAAAAAAGGTCACAGGGTAGAAGAATTCGACAGAAACGGTAGCTTACTTTGCTATGGTAATTAGAAGTTGGCAGTTATTCGAAAACCACGAGTCAAACATCAACCAGCGTCgtccatgctgctgctgctgttgtaatTAAAAGCGGAAAGAATCCTGCCCCACACACGCTCGCAATCAACAGCCCCGTAGAGTAAAAGTTCTATCGACATTCCCGAGCATTTGGAAAAACTT
This genomic window from Anopheles maculipalpis chromosome 2RL, idAnoMacuDA_375_x, whole genome shotgun sequence contains:
- the LOC126559899 gene encoding mastermind-like domain-containing protein 1, encoding MDGWQRKSLLRELYFAQCSPKLMFVTALQNETQNVFPYSAVTEQRFKIGDFIQFYQQQQQQQQQQPQPQQQQQPQFYFHHQQQQFVDPNYNVGGLYPLAEQQPNFGSTHGVRFSGASVNSVTISSTVVKRRPAPQITVASGPQVLSPKRLRTTALPGVAAAALPALGNCLVPAHPSAAAAAAAAAALLQHQIHQHHHQQQQQQQQQQHLQQLHHQQTEAQQQQQQQQQQQVQQSISPQPNQVSVATAPDHQR